The Candidatus Polarisedimenticolia bacterium genome includes the window TTCCGGGCGCTCCGGTTATCGGGAGAGGGCCTTCTTGGCCACCGAGGCGACTTCGGCGAACCCCTGGGGATCGGCCACTGCCAGCTCTGCGAGGATCTTCCGGTCCAGTCCCACGTTGGCCTTCTTGAGGCCCGCCATCAGGCTGCTGTAGGAGATCTCGTTCGTCCTGGCGGCGGCGTTGATCCGGGTGATCCAGAGCTTGCGGAAATCGCGCT containing:
- the rplT gene encoding 50S ribosomal protein L20, which codes for MPRVKRGTKRRAKRKKILKLAKGFYGAKGRLHRIAKLAVEKSLLSAYKDRKRKKRDFRKLWITRINAAARTNEISYSSLMAGLKKANVGLDRKILAELAVADPQGFAEVASVAKKALSR